GGCCCAGAACAGGGAGCGCCTGTTTTCCCTTGGCCAGATGGCAGGCGGAATCGCCCATGATTTCAACAATATTCTCTCCACTATCATCGGTTATGCAGAGTCACTTCATGATTACAATGCCAAAAAGTACAATGACAGGCGGATCGGGGAAAATACTGAAGTGATCCTCAACGCAGCAGGTGATGCTGCAGTCCTGGTCACACGCATGCGCGAGTTCTACCGCAAGCAGGATGAGAATGCTGCGCCCCAGCTTGTCAGCCTGAAAATGATGGCCAGGGAAGTGGTCAAGCTCGTACAGCCCAGGTTTGCCCTTGAATCCTATGTGGGAGGTCGGGAACTCTCCCTGCACTCCGAAATCCAGGACGTGCCGCTGGTGGCAGGCATTGAGAGCCAGCTCAAGGAGATCCTGCTAAACCTGATCTTCAATTCAGTGGACGCCTGCAGGGAAGGCGGGGAAGTGACTCTGCGCATGGTTCCGGAAGGAGAGAATGTCCTGATCGAAGTTTCAGACACAGGCACAGGCATGGACAGCGAAACACTTGCTCAGTTATTCGAGCCCTTTTTCACCACCAAGGGTGAGAACGGGACAGGCCTGGGCATGAGCATGGTGAAGGAGATAGTGGAAAGGCACAATGGCAGGGTGAGTGTGAAGTCCGAGCCAGGCAAAGGCACTGCAGTCTCGATCCTTCTGTCTGCCGCGAAAAGTCGGGAAGGATCGGATAAGCCGGAAACAGGAGCTGCAGGCAGGACCCTCTCGATCGTTGCAGTGGAAGACGATCTGCGGGCTCTGCAGGCCTTGTCCCTCATGCTTCTCTCAGACGGCCACAAGGTGCGCACTTACAGCCTGGCTAAGGAAGCACTGGAATCAATGCTCAGATACAGGCCTGACCTTCTGATCACAGATGACGGCATGCCTGGCATGAGCGGCACTGAGCTTGCCGAAGAAGCCAAAAAGATCTGTCCAGGGCTCAAAGTGATCCTGTTCAGCGGATTCGATCCGAGCCTTAAAAAGAAGAAGGAGTCGTGCGCTGCAGATCTCAGCCTGCCTAAACCAATCACTTTAACTGAAATGCAGAAAGCGCTCAATACCTTGTTCCCAGCCGGGCAGCCGGAAACAGGAAAAAATCTTTTTAGAACGAACACTGAATCCGATGGATTTAATGATCGGACATTTCAATAATCCAAACAATAGTCAAGAGAAAACTCCTTTTCAAGGCTGATCAAAAACAGCTGAGGCTGTGCTTGAATTTCAGGGTCTGGAATCATGCCAATGGCGGATTTCACAGGGATACCCGGGATTTTTAATTACAGATTATCACCTTAGTATCAGGTCAGGGAAAATCTAAAAAAAAGGATTTGACTTGACAACTTTTCGTGCTATAGTTAAATCAGCAAACGATGCATAAACTGCAATCAAGATATAACTAACAATGTATGCTAAGTCTGCTAACGAAACAAACGGGCAAAACAATTAGAAACAAGACTTTCACTACTTTTGATATTTCAAAGATCCTTGAAGTTCATCCAAGCACTGTATCCAGATGGATAAACGAAGGAAAATTAAAAGCATTCAACACTCCAGGCAGCCATAAACGAGTTTCAGATAAAAATCTGCTGGAATTCTTAAAAAAGTATGATATGCCGATCCCTGATTCCTTG
The sequence above is drawn from the Candidatus Wallbacteria bacterium genome and encodes:
- a CDS encoding ATP-binding protein, with the translated sequence MIKHNFHFTHKELVLALVLFFTLVSAYADTLKIGLYDNKPKIFRDEKGQAAGIFADILADIAAREHLQIEYVYGNWPQGLGRLSSGEIDIMPDVCYTEARAQLYDFGAVPVLSDWFQVYSRRKEPVTSILDLNCHRIGVLAQSVQQDMFVNMSRDFGINPEVIGLDDYPLLVSALAEGKVDFAIFNRYFIPSGDLAGQIRETPVIFNPTRLHFAYTKGRHADLIVSMDRCLKELQQDPDSAYYKALRKWTDRAQVPLVSNRFRSLLFVVFCFLIALAVYSYFQSRQVIRKTAELSAKTGALKKAQAEAQNRERLFSLGQMAGGIAHDFNNILSTIIGYAESLHDYNAKKYNDRRIGENTEVILNAAGDAAVLVTRMREFYRKQDENAAPQLVSLKMMAREVVKLVQPRFALESYVGGRELSLHSEIQDVPLVAGIESQLKEILLNLIFNSVDACREGGEVTLRMVPEGENVLIEVSDTGTGMDSETLAQLFEPFFTTKGENGTGLGMSMVKEIVERHNGRVSVKSEPGKGTAVSILLSAAKSREGSDKPETGAAGRTLSIVAVEDDLRALQALSLMLLSDGHKVRTYSLAKEALESMLRYRPDLLITDDGMPGMSGTELAEEAKKICPGLKVILFSGFDPSLKKKKESCAADLSLPKPITLTEMQKALNTLFPAGQPETGKNLFRTNTESDGFNDRTFQ